CCGAAGTACATGAGGCCGTATTTGAAGAAGTAGACTGCCTGAGCTGTGCGGCCTGCTGCAAAAACTATTCGCCCCGGTTTAAAACACCCGACATCAAACGGATTAGCAAAGTGCTGCGGATGAAGGAGTCGGCCTTTATTGACACTTACCTGCGGCTGGATGACGAAGGCGACTATGTGGTGAAGCAATCGCCCTGCCCGTTTTTAGGTGCCGATAATTTTTGCAGCATTTACGAAGACCGCCCTTCCGATTGCAGCCGTTTTCCCTACACCGATGAAGATGTGTTGCTTGCTGCGCAAAAACATCACCTTGAAAAATGCCAGCTTTTGCCCGGCTGTTTTTGTGGCCTTGGAAAAACTCACCCTGCGCTTTCCCTGATGACCATTCA
The Phnomibacter ginsenosidimutans genome window above contains:
- a CDS encoding YkgJ family cysteine cluster protein → MANELPQNWQKKAAENQKKYKHWLQKVEVRKVLKVLPEVHEAVFEEVDCLSCAACCKNYSPRFKTPDIKRISKVLRMKESAFIDTYLRLDDEGDYVVKQSPCPFLGADNFCSIYEDRPSDCSRFPYTDEDVLLAAQKHHLEKCQLLPGCFCGLGKTHPALSLMTIQQLLLL